The sequence gcaaaaaaaaatcctgtcttTCCTGTCATGTGATGCTGAGAATGTGCACCTGCATTTTACCGAGCCTCTCACTGAGCAGAAGAGGGGAAGGATGTTGAAAGCGATGAAAATGTCAAGAAAACATGATCCCAGCTGCTCCAGGTGGGAATAAGGACATTCTCCAATTTGCACTTGCAGCCTTCAGCAGAGTGAAGCCAAACAAACCTCTCCAAGGTGTGCAAGATGTCGGGGAGCGCTGATGTCATGTAGGGCAGAACAGCACAAGCGTAGCTGGGGCTGCTGTGTTGACCAGGACGCTTTTTCATCAGTTGTTAGGTTGGCTCTCAGGGGGAGCTGCTGACCCAGGGTCTGTAAGTCAAACAcgctgaaactgtttttttcctgtcCTTGGTTTGACCCTGAACACCACAGATCCTTCTCAGACTGCCTCATCTCttcttttcagttttcttctagtttctttttaaacatgtctcggagaggaggggggtcctACAATCCTTAATTTTGGAAGATTTAACTTCCTCCCTGTCACCATCCCTGCAAGCCATCTTCTTGCTATTGCAGGGGGATTTAATGTTCTTTATTATTCAGAGTCTGCTGCTTGAAAACTAGCAGACAGTTTTTATCCTTCTTCTTGTGAGATGGCTCCGAGCTGTAAGCCTGTGacttctcctgcctgtgtaACTTCTTTTGTTTAGTTGTTTGGCTTCATAAGGAGGATAATTAAAAGGCAGCCATAACCTGATACAGGCAACACTACAGAACAAGGCTGTCGCTGGGTAAttcattctcttcttcttctttgcaaATGAGACATGATTTCATCACCTTTCATTAGTGTATTGTAGATGGCACAGTTGATGATGTAAACATGATAGATGCCTAAGGCACTGTTATATTTTTTCCCCAAGATGAGACGTCTCCAGAGCTCACTGTCTTGGCTCagaagttgtttttctgtctcagtCATGGTTTGAAGATTTTCTGAATATAGTGACGCTTGCTGCGGGTAACAGAACTTTGAAATGTAGAAACAGCTTTTTATTTCAACACATCTGCACATGCAGGCTTGAAGCGAAACTCGTCTGCATTCAAATCTGACAGCACAATGTGTCTAAGTTTCTCTAACTTTGTTTGTGAGTgacgtcaatcaatcaatccatctgaCATGTTCTTGTTAGGAAAGAGGGTGACAGGCTCTGGTATAATTTTAATGCAGAGCTAAAAAAGGTCTGcacagaaagaagagcagtgtGTCTATTATACTCTGAGTGGTTTTCTAAAGGCGTGTGTAATCATGACAAATGGTCTGCAGATCAGTTCAAGCTCTTAATCAGACTCTGAATCAGCTTCTCTTGACTCAACAGGTAAGAAACAGGTTACTCGTTGATGAAGATGTTTACAATCGTTCACATTCACGGAAATCTGTGGCACAAtgtaatgcaaaaaaacaagtcTGCTGACATCTAAACATGATGTTCATTGAGAAGTAACCATGGTTACAGAGGTctctaagtgtgtgtgcgtgtgtgtacctTTTCTAATTAGTCATTTTCTCCCCACAGCCTTGAGCCAACTCCCTCACCTGCCAAGGCCCAGGCAGCAGATAAACCAGATGGTGAGTTTTCTGCTCCTGCTGATGCGTAAAAAGAACCCCAGCAGCCTCCAGCAGAGCTTGTGCTAATAGATTCTTATTAAGTGTCAATACATGAGCATCAGTAGCAACCATGTGACAGACCAAACTGTCAGAACATACATCTGGAGGGAGCGTGTACGTTACATTAAAGTGACCCCCTCCTGGAGTGGAATTATTTGAAGACACAGCCACATTGTTGTAAGAGCAGTTACTCCTAAACAAAtcacttctttttcttcttctctgctccaGAATCAAagactgcagctgcagcagcaggcaAATCAGGTCCTTCCGTTCGACCGCCGTGGGTCACTGACCCTGGTTTTGCCGACCGCTTTCGCCCAGACAAGACCAGCACTGTGGTGACCCAGCACCAACAGCCGGCCCAGCCGACGCCCATGCAGAACCGCAGCTCCATCCTGCAGGCGGCGCAGCATGCGCCTGAAGACAGCGGGAGGACCCCAGTATGTGGTGCCTGCAACAAAATCATAAGGTGAGACAGCACATCTGTGGTGACAGCTTGATTCATTTGAGCAGAGTGAAATACTCTCAGTGTTTGCTCCTTTCAAAGTGCTGTCAGAGAAGTGACACATCATTTAAAGACAGTTAATGTGAACGATGACAGACTTCAGCACACTTAGTCAGTCAGCATAATTAACACAGACGTCTTATCACATGAGACAAGCATTAAGCTGACtttgaaataatttaaatctcatttcacacatttcacaGATAACAGTGAAACCTTAGTTCTCATTCTGGTCACTATTTCAAGCAAGCAGCAGGACTGCTTTTCAACAAGTAAGAGTACGAAGTTCTGAAAAGAGCTAAAAAcctgtgaaatttattttttatcacaaaGGCAGCAAACATTTCAATCTCTCCTTATTTTTCCTGTTGAAATGGGAAAGTGTCTAGCAGATTTAAAAATGCCTCTGATGTACTGTTACTgactgcttgtgtgtttgtgtgtttttcaggggTCGGTACCTGGTGGCGCTGGGACGTTCTTGGCACCCAGAGGAGTTTACGTGTTCACAGTGTAAAGCGGTGCTGGATGAAGGGGGCTTCTTCGAGGAGAGAGGATCTGTCTTCTGTACCAAATGCCACGATAACAGATACGCTCCTAACTGTTCCAAGTGCAAAAAGATCATTACAGGGGTAAGAGCTGCACAGTCGtgttaaaaagagaaacatgaatTTGTACCTAGCAGGAACACTTCAGCACTcagatgctgctgctggtttctGTTCTTTGTGATTACTCTTCAGTAAAATAAATGAGTGTTGACTTCTCTCTACTTCAGCAACACCAGCtgagcagaaaataaaaaattcacaaccctgtctctctttatcaGGAAATCATGCATGCCCTGAAGATGACCTACCATGTTCAGTGTTTCAAGTGTGCAGCCTGCAAGAACCCCATCAGGAACCAAGCCTTCTACATGGAGGAGGGCGAGCCCTACTGTGAAAGAGGTCAGTCGTCAAAGCATTTTAATCAGAATATAATTCACTCCCTAACCTGACCTTTTTTATATTTGCTTTTTAAATAGGGAGGGGGgtattacttttaaaattaggAATAGAAAACAACCTTTAATGAAATAGAAGGCTTCTTGTAAAGTTGGGATGGTAAAAAGTATCCAAATGTTGTGGTTAAGGCTTGTAGAAATATTAATTTACAACCATATCTGCCAGTGACAACAAGTGAGATCATCTGTGTAGTATGAAGTCGGTTAAATAtgggataatgtacagtgaggAGGTGGTTATGCGATAGGGTGAGCAGAATCTGATGCAAAGCCACCAACTAAAGCTATAGACAATTTGATgcaaaatatgaatctaaaaaTAGCTTTGTTAATCTATAAATTATACAGGTATACAACTTAGAAGAGGTCTGAGTCCATGGTTGGAGCACGTCAGTGGTAACAAattcataagataagataagatataatataatataatataatataatataatataatataatataatataatataatataatataatataatataatataataatataatgcaCTTTATTGGTCCcacattgggggaaattattttgtcacagcagcttacaacacgggacaggggaatacaacaatgtacttacatagttaaaaacataatacaaataataatagtaatgacaaaggtaaaatagaatagaataaaataaaatagaataaaatatggcaactattacagatgtatacacactatgtacacttctatctgataaatagatagtaaggtaagttattgcacagataaaattgcaccaggttatttaaaaaccatacacagtatgaagaacattgtgattcagatggatacaatagTTATTTGTGACATAGTAACTGCAGATGATTAACAGGACATtgtagtgctggtgttaaacagtctgattgcagatgggattaaCAGCCTCCTTATTGTGATACAGCTTTACATTAGACTGTGCACTTCAATTCAGggtcaagttaaaacattagcctgcttattTGTTATAACTCACATTAATATGAACATTTCAATTGATCTTAAGCTTATACAAAGTGAACAGGAcgtctgcaggaatatttatgttggCCCGACTGTCCTCATTCAGACCTCTaatggtttaagtttctctgTAACAGCTTTGTTGCCACTGCCTGGTTTGCAGGAAATAATCTAATATCATAAATACCCTCTGTACTGTTTACCCTATCGATAAAGAATGTTAGCGGAAACCAATGTTTTTGCAACagggtcaacaggcagaggcaaCATGTATCAGACTCCTTtatgcagattgatttgatatgacgtgtgatcaggttgtcatTAGCGCCAATTTTGCTTATGagaatcactgttgttatggggttttgaccaatcgtAATCAAGTATTAATACAGCCAGATAAATGCTCTCATCCAAAATTCTTTAGACATTGGTGTATTACCACAATAATGAAAGTTGTTAAATTCAGCAATAACCAGTTCTGAGTCCAAACCGTATATTTATTTAACTGGAGCTCTATGTCTTTCTCTTAATAAAGCCTTTTCTCTTGAGGCTTCATAAAAGAGATGAAACCATTTCCATGGTGAAAAATCTACTGCCAGTAATAAAGACGAACCTCATCTGAAGAATGTTTCCAGAAAGGGAACTGAATCCAAACAGCAGTTGCTACCTTGGCTGAGCGGGCAGTAACACAGGGACaaatacaaagtttttgtgGGAAATGAAACTCTAAATCTGATTGGATGCCAGGCGGTATTTTAAGTGCGAGGATTTTGAGCATGCTGTTTCTCTTgccagtgtttcatgttttctacTAAAGCACAGTGTGCACATTGATTAGTTCCAGGGCCAACTGAGAGCATCTCAGCCCATGTAAGACCCCCTGTAACTTTACACACGGATCAAGCCCTCACACATTTATTGGAAATCTGCACTAGGCCCTGATAACATGAATGAGGGGGAGCTGACATCCCGACACATGGCTTTAGACCTGTGATGGAGCCTATTGGATCAAAGATGCTACTGTTTTTACTCTAAAAGGATGCTGTGGCTCGGTACAGTTCAGTTGAGTTCAGGGCACATGACAGAAGCTGGGTGATTCAGAGCTCATGTGTGTCTTGTGATAAAGTTGTTTAATTTGAGAAAAAATAGCTCACTGCAGGGCGTCCCCACTGCAGCTGTGCTTTGactcatattcatattttttatcaaGCTATTTGTAAAACATCACTTGTTTGTATTATTGCTTTGAGCTTTGGCATGAGTCTACATCATGAATCTCTTGGCACGCACCACAGTTAATCATAAAGTGCAATGTTTTCATCTGCTGTAATCTATTTAGCTCCAGTTTACTTCATACATTTCTCTATTGAGTTTTATGAATGGTGTGTGCGCTTCTATTATGCAGTAAATGATTTAGCAGGGCAGCgtgtttctctctgtcactACTGAGGCTCTGACGTGGAGCGCTGCTTTATCAGAGGAGAAGTACTCATACTCTGAATAATGCCGTCAGCTCTGATAAACATTGTGCTGCCTCAGCATCTTTCTGGGATTGTGCTGCTCTCACCCACTCACTGTGGAGAAGCAGCATTATAACCTGACACTCTCCCGAGAGTGCCTGTGATGAAAGAGACTAGCAAATCCAGTTAAGTATCTGGAGCAGTTTCCCCTCTTCCTAATCCCCTCACCCCCCaaattcacgcacacacacacacacacacagacacacctacaCACTCGATGAACACACTAATGTACAGTGGGTGGACAAAATAATGCAAGTACTGAATGCTACAACCAGGAAGAGAGCCAAAATTTGACTACCAAACAGCTTCATCCATCTTTATTGCAGCCATTCAATtcctgaagtgtgtgtttgtgagtgtgtgctgtgcacgggcctgtgtgtgtgtcacaggaTATTACTTCTCTTAAAGAGGAAAAGCCTCCAGTTATTTAAAAGATGAAAGAGGTGGAAACCTATTTCACACTCTGTGCTCCAGAACATCCTATAAAGGTTAAGTGGTGTTTACGTATGATGATTGTGGAGGCCACAGAGGATGCTTGACCTGATCTCCAGGATGATGAAAGCTCTTTTGAAtaagttttattatttcattctgATGGTAATCTCTGCTGCtcaccacctctcctctcttcacctctccctctccagACTATGAGAAGATGTTTGGCACCAAATGCCATGGCTGTGACTTTAAGATTGATGCGGGCGATCGGTTTCTGGAGGCCTTGGGCTACAGCTGGCACGATACGTGCTTTGTCTGTGCTGTAAGTCATTTTGATTGATACGAATCCCTGTGGGGCTCTTTGCCCCATCTCTTCTGGCTGTCCCTGCACAATGCCACCTGAAAAATCTGCCTCAGTCCCTGGACCTTGAGCTTtcccctccgtctctctcttttACCCTGTCACCTGCAGTCTAtcactctctccatctccctttATTCTGTGAAGAAAACTGAGAGAAAATGCAGTCAAGTAAATAACATGTGCCTGCCCTGGCcagaagaaaaatgtgtaaATTCATATTGCCAATGCTGAGGTCTGATATCTTCTCTGCCTCTGTCCGTTTGTCTGCTTTCATCTTTAAAGCTCTGCCAGATCAACCTGGAGGGGAAGACGTTCTACTCCAAGAAGGATAAGCCTCTGTGCAAAGGCCATGCCTTTGCTCCAGTGTGAGAGTGAGCTCCATCTTCAGTGGAAAAAacacttctccctctccctccctcatctTTACCCCACCTCTCATACACACTCTACATGTCTTCTTTGCCAACCCACACCTATgtactctgtctttttttttatactctGCAGtctatgtttttatatttgaggCTTAATGTAGCTTCATGTGCTGTTAGGACAGTCCAAATGGAACTGCCTGTATTACCAAATGCTGTGTTGTATAACTGGAAGTAGTCAAGGGATTTATTCATGTCATCACTAACTTGTGGACTTTTAAGTCATTTTCAGATTAAAAATGCAGCTGCAGTTCTTCTACATTTAATTGTAGTTGTTAGCAAAAAAgtctccctcctccactaatCTCCTCCTTGTTCAGTCTAAAATAAGATCAAGTCAGTTCCTTCTAAGTTTGAGAAGTCGTTTAACCTCTAATAATTTCACATATTGCATTAATGTACTCCTGTGCTAAGTGCAGGGAAGAGGTGGCCTCATTCAGGACCCCGGCCCACTCTCTGACTCTCACCGTAGTGCCTATTAACGTAATGGCGGTGCAGTCAGGCAGAAAGAGGGGTGTCCCATTTCTGCCTGGCTGGACCCCTGCACCTCTTCACTGAAGCACCGACCGCCTCACTTATCACTTCGGCTTGAGGAAATCAGAGCACATGCACTGCAGTTATTAATAGCCGTATGTGGTCAAGTGTAGTCTGAGTCCTTTAATTTTCTCTAATTGATCTCATTTGAATAACCTCACATGTTGACAGTGGAGGCTTTGAGATGTTTCAGTCTTAAAGTAAGActtctcagagctttgaaaCTATCATGTATTAGACATTTTAATGTCCCTCATGTTACAATGATGCTGTGATTGTTCCTTAGATTGCTTTCATGCTGTGTCGAGTATGTATTTATATTGCTTCAGAATGGGCCtgtaagtgttgtttttatagCTGCTGGATGtttcaaataaaattaattagtCATACCACATGCTGGGGCAGATCACTGGGCTGAATCCGTCTGGAAGACTTTCTGCTGACTGATGTTTTGGCTGCTTTTGTTTCCACCAACAGCTGCTCCGCAACAACAGGACAATGGTCTTCCAAATGTTTCTCCTTGTCATTGTGAGTACAAGAAGAGCACTTTAAAAATCATTTGCATTTAcacaaacagttaaaaaaacaatagcGAAAACTGTATTTGCTGAACAATGCAAGGTCAAAGTAATTCATAACTGCCTGGTTTGCAGAAACTCCTACAAGTAAAAAATTGCCAGTTTGCTTATTAATTTTTATATTCTGCAAATAACAGattaatttacttatttttgcAGCTTCATCAAatgataaactttaaaaaatatattttacaggACCTGTCTGTCAGTTTACAAACACGCCAAAAAGTAATAGCTGAGTTTAAACTGTCTGTCAAGAAATAGTTGCTCTGATTTGCTTCACATTAACAAACTATAACTTTTAACACCAGGGAACTTTATGGTTTTGTTCAATTAGCTTAAGAGCAGGGTTTCCCagagtgtgggtcgggacccccttaggggtcacaagacacaaatgggggggtcatgagatgtcttccagaatgctttaaaaaaaaaaaaaaaaaaaaactcatctaaaaatagtaagTTTTGCCCATTATCGTAAAAAAATATCGACAGAAATAGTAtgtaaacttaaaataaaaccttgaaaatataaaatgtaatgagttttctgcctttctttttgccagacgACTCCTAAGTTTATGGTTAATGAACAGTTGATTatgaaaagcatcagtagcagcaggttaatgcataaaggcacaggaaacacagacacatgctcatatagttAGGCtaaatttctgcagaccagctaaatgaagccacattaaatcactttgaggaacagttggggtcgcgagtctttggcacctatattttgggggtcgtgggctgaaaaatTTGGGGACCCCTGCTTAAGAGAATGCATTTATTAGTTAGTTTTGGTTGCATTTTTCATTGTTATCGATCTTCTCATCATTGCGAGAGACAGGCTAGTCAAACTTaggattaaagctcctgtcagacACTTTTGGTTTGCCTTGATTTTGGCAGTACTCTTGGACAAAGTGGAAACTCTATTCTCTTTGCCAATCTCGTCCTGTACATGTTTCAGTTGTGCTTTCTGATGataaatctcatcctgttgtcttaaAACAGTCGGATGGTTCACTCACTTGACTctttgctgtagaaaatgtaaacaaaggatgAAGTGTCAGCGTTTACAGGTATTAAAATGTACTAAATAGAGATAGTTATTCGTTTTGCTGACAATTTGGTTTGATCTGGCTTAGAGAGAGGCATCAACATTAATTTTGGTGTGTTtgaaaccagctaaaaactcttgACAGTAGCTTTAACTCAACCTGGAGTCATTACAACAAACCTTACCTTCACATCtgataaaagaaacataactacaactaaaacatgtttgataagGGACACTCAAATGTTTGAAGTAAAAAATCAAGTCCTTGATTTAAcaatatataatttatttacaACATTTTCAGGTTGAATTACTATACATACCTTTCTGAAATGtcatagatatatatatacataaggCCAAGTAAATACTTGAAAGCACTTAGAAACGAATTTCCAAAATTCTACCCACAAATCCATATCATTGTCCAAAAAGTACAGAAAATCTCCCTATGCAGAAGTTTTTCCATTGCCACAAAAGTTCTGACAACAATTTACATTGACGATAAGGAAcacaaaaggttaaaaaaaacaaacaaacagaaggagTATACAATTGCATAAGCGCTGTGGCATGTAATAAATACAGCATTTTTGACTTGCAGAAAGGCAAGGGACATTGAATCAAAGAACTAAATAGAAAAACCATTCACAAGTACAGAAGTCTATTGTTCTTAGTTCAAAAATGAAACAGTTCAGTCAGAGTGACAGggaggtacacacacacgcacacacagccacacacacacagcctctcaagcaaaaacacacacgtcGACACTGAATAGTAATGAGTGACAAAAAGTACAGGTGTGAGATAAAGCAATATGCCCCATAGTTCTGGTAAATTTTTCAACCGTTGAAGAAAACATGTTGGTTTCTCCCTCAGAACTGTCAGGCTCAGCTTTCATGATGGAGGAAACTGTATTCATCACAGACACAGTAATTGCAGATTTGTTAGATTTGTCGGACAAGCTAGATGTAAAGATAGATGCTGAACATCCTGGTGGCTGGTGAATTACATTACTGAAATGTGCTTAGATGACACAACCAAGACAATGACAGGTGAtagtttcacacacacagtctgactGTACAACTGAAACATGCTGTGTTAACACTGGCCCGTCAGCGTCCAAGGACTGATGTCCTCTTACTCCAATGAGCCTCCACACAGTCCCAGTGAAGTGATTCACCAAGTGTTAGTGACTATTTCCAGCTTGTAATTAAATGCTTACAGTAAGAGAAACCATCAGGGAGACGTATGCAGAGTAAGGACAAACAAAATATGTATAGAAACTTTCTGTCAAACAATCTCTAAACCCTTAACACTGCAAAAAGTCTTCACTGCTAGATCGCCAAAGAACAGTATATAGGCAAACACGTCACGGTTTGGACTTGACAAATGCTGCGCCAGTTAAGTGTCTTTTTTTGgctttatattaaaatataatttacatTTCTTTACAAAGTGATcaaataaacagacacacattacCACTTAAACAAACAGTGTTAACTTGCCTCAAAGACAAAAGTGATGATGAAGAAATGAATAGGACTTTGAGTCCATGGTTTAAATGAGACATTAAC is a genomic window of Notolabrus celidotus isolate fNotCel1 chromosome 8, fNotCel1.pri, whole genome shotgun sequence containing:
- the pdlim7 gene encoding PDZ and LIM domain protein 7 isoform X3, with translation MSGEAEGQEAMNAYTVTLNGPAPWGFRLQGGKDFSMPLTVSRLTPGGKAAQAGVGVGDWVVSIDNANAEEMTHVEAQNKIRAATDSLSLTLSKAFKAAGDQKGPASVQQPQNGHSLRMENMPCFIPNDRSKKRLIEDTEDWQPRTGTTQSRSFRILAQLTGTDFMQDPDDETMKRASLEPTPSPAKAQAADKPDESKTAAAAAGKSGPSVRPPWVTDPGFADRFRPDKTSTVVTQHQQPAQPTPMQNRSSILQAAQHAPEDSGRTPVCGACNKIIRGRYLVALGRSWHPEEFTCSQCKAVLDEGGFFEERGSVFCTKCHDNRYAPNCSKCKKIITGEIMHALKMTYHVQCFKCAACKNPIRNQAFYMEEGEPYCERDYEKMFGTKCHGCDFKIDAGDRFLEALGYSWHDTCFVCALCQINLEGKTFYSKKDKPLCKGHAFAPV
- the pdlim7 gene encoding PDZ and LIM domain protein 7 isoform X1, which gives rise to MSGEAEGQEAMNAYTVTLNGPAPWGFRLQGGKDFSMPLTVSRLTPGGKAAQAGVGVGDWVVSIDNANAEEMTHVEAQNKIRAATDSLSLTLSKAFKAAGDQKDSLAAASVPKYSFAPSTTINKMARPFTAGGGSANSGPVIKPVAYSPKLNTPRSQGPASVQQPQNGHSLRMENMPCFIPNDRSKKRLIEDTEDWQPRTGTTQSRSFRILAQLTGTDFMQDPDDETMKRASLEPTPSPAKAQAADKPDESKTAAAAAGKSGPSVRPPWVTDPGFADRFRPDKTSTVVTQHQQPAQPTPMQNRSSILQAAQHAPEDSGRTPVCGACNKIIRGRYLVALGRSWHPEEFTCSQCKAVLDEGGFFEERGSVFCTKCHDNRYAPNCSKCKKIITGEIMHALKMTYHVQCFKCAACKNPIRNQAFYMEEGEPYCERDYEKMFGTKCHGCDFKIDAGDRFLEALGYSWHDTCFVCALCQINLEGKTFYSKKDKPLCKGHAFAPV
- the pdlim7 gene encoding PDZ and LIM domain protein 7 isoform X4, with the translated sequence MSGEAEGQEAMNAYTVTLNGPAPWGFRLQGGKDFSMPLTVSRLTPGGKAAQAGVGVGDWVVSIDNANAEEMTHVEAQNKIRAATDSLSLTLSKAFKAAGDQKDSLAAASVPKYSFAPSTTINKMARPFTAGGGSANSGPVIKPVAYSPKLNTPRSQGPASVQQPQNGLEPTPSPAKAQAADKPDESKTAAAAAGKSGPSVRPPWVTDPGFADRFRPDKTSTVVTQHQQPAQPTPMQNRSSILQAAQHAPEDSGRTPVCGACNKIIRGRYLVALGRSWHPEEFTCSQCKAVLDEGGFFEERGSVFCTKCHDNRYAPNCSKCKKIITGEIMHALKMTYHVQCFKCAACKNPIRNQAFYMEEGEPYCERDYEKMFGTKCHGCDFKIDAGDRFLEALGYSWHDTCFVCALCQINLEGKTFYSKKDKPLCKGHAFAPV
- the pdlim7 gene encoding PDZ and LIM domain protein 7 isoform X2 produces the protein MNAYTVTLNGPAPWGFRLQGGKDFSMPLTVSRLTPGGKAAQAGVGVGDWVVSIDNANAEEMTHVEAQNKIRAATDSLSLTLSKAFKAAGDQKDSLAAASVPKYSFAPSTTINKMARPFTAGGGSANSGPVIKPVAYSPKLNTPRSQGPASVQQPQNGHSLRMENMPCFIPNDRSKKRLIEDTEDWQPRTGTTQSRSFRILAQLTGTDFMQDPDDETMKRASLEPTPSPAKAQAADKPDESKTAAAAAGKSGPSVRPPWVTDPGFADRFRPDKTSTVVTQHQQPAQPTPMQNRSSILQAAQHAPEDSGRTPVCGACNKIIRGRYLVALGRSWHPEEFTCSQCKAVLDEGGFFEERGSVFCTKCHDNRYAPNCSKCKKIITGEIMHALKMTYHVQCFKCAACKNPIRNQAFYMEEGEPYCERDYEKMFGTKCHGCDFKIDAGDRFLEALGYSWHDTCFVCALCQINLEGKTFYSKKDKPLCKGHAFAPV